Proteins encoded by one window of Swingsia samuiensis:
- a CDS encoding adenosine kinase — translation MSVSRFDLLCIGNAIVDVLAHVETSVVAELGVTAGSMTLIDAEMAQKIERHIRIEKISGGGSAANTAVVASKMGAKVAYLGKVADDKTGQQFAEDVRAQGLAFPSSPLSQEQNIPTARCIVLITPDGQRTMFTYLGACTEFTPSDVDKETVESARITYLEGYLYDKPQAQAAFEQAAQFARQAGNKVALTLSDTFCVERHRAAFRALVAGHIDILFANEAEILALYETSDFDSASQQIAKETQLAVLTRAEKGAVVVAGEDRFDVPTQPVKVVDTTGAGDAFAAGFLAGLSKGRDLQKCAQLGNEAAAAIITRVGARPEDDFSLRA, via the coding sequence ATGTCTGTTTCCCGGTTCGATCTTCTTTGTATTGGTAATGCTATCGTGGATGTTTTGGCCCATGTTGAAACATCTGTCGTTGCTGAACTTGGGGTCACAGCAGGGAGTATGACTTTAATTGATGCAGAGATGGCGCAAAAAATTGAACGTCATATTCGGATTGAAAAAATTTCAGGAGGCGGTTCAGCGGCTAATACGGCTGTTGTTGCTTCTAAAATGGGAGCGAAGGTAGCTTATTTAGGCAAAGTTGCGGACGATAAAACAGGACAGCAATTTGCAGAGGATGTGCGTGCGCAAGGTTTGGCGTTTCCAAGTTCTCCATTGTCGCAAGAGCAAAATATCCCAACAGCACGGTGTATCGTGTTGATTACACCAGATGGTCAGAGAACCATGTTTACGTATCTTGGAGCGTGTACAGAGTTTACGCCGTCTGATGTGGATAAAGAAACAGTTGAAAGCGCACGTATTACCTATTTGGAAGGATATCTTTACGATAAGCCACAGGCACAGGCAGCGTTTGAGCAAGCCGCTCAATTTGCACGTCAGGCAGGAAATAAAGTTGCGTTAACGTTATCTGACACGTTCTGTGTGGAACGCCATCGGGCGGCATTTCGTGCATTGGTTGCGGGGCATATTGATATACTTTTTGCGAACGAAGCTGAGATTTTAGCGCTCTATGAAACGTCTGATTTTGATTCTGCTTCGCAACAAATCGCAAAAGAAACGCAACTCGCTGTTCTGACACGCGCAGAGAAAGGCGCTGTTGTAGTGGCTGGGGAAGATCGATTTGATGTTCCAACCCAGCCTGTAAAAGTTGTTGATACAACGGGTGCGGGGGATGCTTTTGCTGCGGGTTTCTTAGCCGGCTTGAGTAAAGGCCGTGATTTGCAAAAGTGTGCACAGTTGGGAAATGAAGCTGCGGCTGCAATTATAACGCGTGTTGGAGCGAGACCTGAGGACGATTTCTCTTTACGCGCATAA
- a CDS encoding efflux RND transporter permease subunit, producing MNAIVVTALRRPLTFVVLSILIVMLGIMSIFRTPTDVFPNIKVPVVAVVWTYPGLLPQQFAGRITYNFELAVTTTVQNIEHMESSSYYGRSIVNIYFQPGTPIGTAEAEVTAISQTVLLGLPPKVPAPMIMALNPSQVPVIALQVTSPKQTPSDLFKLGVITIRPLLATVPGAVVAHPYGGMDSFVMVSLNQQELRAHHLSAADVQSALREQNIVLPAGDQKIDATDWMVQTNAAPESLDDIANIPVKRIGNAVIYVRDVAEVYRGGHPQTNLVLVKGRQGVEMITQKAGTASTLDVVAATKALLPRLKNILPPDVKVTILSDASVMVKDQIKDVLQEMITAALLTGVVVLLFLGSWRSTVIIATSIPLAILSSIIGLGWAGESINVMTLGGLALAVGILVDDATVMIENIDTHLEMGKDLDLAIIDAANQIVIPTFVSTTCICIVWLPLFELDGVSGYLFMPMAKAIIFAMIASFILSRTLVPTMAKYLLAGQVHHGGEHEHAAPKGFFGRFQQGFEKRFNQFRDGYEVVLRRCVQRRGVFVLTFLGISLASMSLYAFAGRDFFPEVKSGSLQMHLRAPLGTRIEVAGRIAALVDNRIHQLLPGKVENIISNCGLPEGPHNQAFMPTPTVGTQDCDLTITLKNEQSPVWEYRKLLRKDLSARFPGTVFTFQPADLTDKILNFGSSAPIDIQISGPVASDNYNYAKRIVGKIKHVPGTADVNIQQTMSTPTLMVNGNRTFGQATGVSEQNIAENELYTLSGSVVVDPQFWLDPEDNVTFPLNLYTSQDQLTHLSDLLTIPIDKGDGNPQNIDPQLLGAVADVIATGTPGEVSHFNSMSEIDIYVNIEGTDMGSVLDNVKKVLADDRANAPRSSDVTIHGQATTMHSAYSQLIFGLCISVVLIYLLIVVNFQSWTDPFIIITALPGALGGIAWALFLTGTRLSVPALTGAIMCMGTATANSILVVSFARERIEIHGDALKAAVESGFGRIRPVMMTALAMIVGMIPMATSNSTNAPLGRAVIGGLLVATVSTLLFVPCVYAIIHNRSSHKKETA from the coding sequence ATGAATGCCATTGTTGTCACCGCGTTAAGACGACCACTTACTTTTGTCGTTTTGTCGATCCTGATCGTGATGCTTGGCATCATGTCAATCTTCAGAACGCCAACGGACGTCTTTCCGAACATCAAAGTTCCGGTTGTTGCTGTTGTATGGACCTACCCCGGTCTGTTACCTCAGCAATTTGCCGGACGTATCACTTATAATTTCGAGCTTGCCGTTACCACAACGGTACAAAACATCGAGCATATGGAGTCGAGCTCCTATTATGGTCGCTCGATCGTTAATATTTACTTCCAACCCGGCACCCCAATTGGAACAGCTGAGGCAGAAGTAACGGCAATCTCTCAAACCGTGCTTCTGGGGCTTCCCCCTAAAGTACCCGCACCGATGATCATGGCTCTGAATCCGTCTCAGGTCCCAGTCATTGCGCTTCAGGTGACATCCCCCAAACAAACCCCCTCAGATTTGTTTAAGCTTGGTGTCATCACTATACGTCCATTACTGGCAACAGTTCCCGGCGCTGTCGTAGCCCATCCTTACGGGGGCATGGACAGCTTTGTCATGGTTTCCCTCAACCAGCAGGAACTACGAGCGCATCACCTTTCTGCTGCTGACGTACAGTCTGCATTAAGAGAGCAAAATATTGTTCTTCCTGCAGGTGATCAAAAGATCGATGCAACAGACTGGATGGTTCAGACCAACGCTGCCCCGGAATCTTTGGATGACATCGCCAATATTCCTGTAAAGCGTATCGGGAATGCCGTCATTTACGTTCGAGATGTTGCCGAAGTCTATCGTGGGGGGCACCCTCAAACAAACCTTGTCTTGGTCAAAGGCCGTCAAGGTGTTGAAATGATTACCCAAAAAGCGGGAACAGCTTCCACCTTGGACGTTGTCGCTGCAACAAAGGCTTTATTACCCCGCCTGAAAAATATTCTCCCACCAGACGTCAAAGTCACCATTTTATCTGACGCATCCGTCATGGTGAAAGATCAAATTAAAGACGTCTTGCAGGAGATGATTACCGCAGCATTACTCACCGGGGTTGTGGTTCTCCTTTTCCTTGGATCATGGCGCTCTACTGTCATTATCGCGACATCCATCCCACTCGCCATTCTGTCCTCCATCATAGGGCTTGGCTGGGCTGGAGAATCCATTAACGTTATGACCCTTGGTGGCCTCGCTCTGGCCGTTGGTATTCTGGTCGATGACGCCACCGTCATGATTGAGAATATCGATACTCACCTTGAAATGGGAAAAGACCTCGACCTTGCCATCATTGATGCTGCAAACCAGATCGTTATTCCCACCTTCGTTTCCACCACATGTATTTGTATCGTATGGCTCCCGCTTTTTGAACTTGATGGCGTTTCAGGGTATCTGTTCATGCCCATGGCCAAAGCCATTATCTTTGCCATGATCGCTTCTTTTATTCTTTCCCGTACGCTTGTTCCTACGATGGCAAAATACCTCCTTGCCGGTCAGGTTCATCATGGGGGAGAACACGAGCATGCTGCACCCAAAGGTTTCTTTGGGCGTTTCCAGCAAGGTTTCGAAAAGCGTTTCAACCAATTCCGTGATGGATATGAAGTCGTCCTACGGCGGTGCGTGCAACGTCGAGGGGTCTTTGTTCTTACCTTCCTTGGTATTTCATTAGCGTCCATGAGCCTTTATGCCTTTGCTGGCCGAGACTTCTTCCCTGAAGTTAAATCAGGCTCTCTCCAAATGCACCTTCGCGCTCCCCTCGGGACACGGATTGAAGTCGCTGGACGTATCGCTGCTTTAGTGGATAACCGTATCCATCAACTTCTTCCCGGCAAAGTGGAAAACATTATTTCCAACTGTGGTCTTCCTGAAGGTCCCCATAACCAAGCCTTCATGCCAACTCCAACAGTAGGCACGCAGGACTGTGATCTGACGATTACATTAAAGAACGAGCAGTCACCTGTTTGGGAATATCGTAAACTCCTCCGGAAAGATCTATCGGCGCGCTTCCCCGGAACTGTCTTTACTTTCCAACCAGCAGACCTGACCGACAAAATTCTGAACTTTGGGTCTTCTGCACCTATCGACATCCAGATTTCCGGCCCTGTCGCCAGTGATAACTACAATTACGCAAAACGTATCGTTGGCAAAATCAAGCATGTCCCGGGAACGGCAGATGTTAACATTCAGCAAACGATGTCCACGCCGACCCTAATGGTGAATGGTAACCGTACCTTCGGGCAAGCCACCGGGGTAAGTGAACAGAATATTGCTGAAAACGAACTCTATACACTGTCTGGATCAGTCGTCGTCGATCCACAGTTCTGGCTCGACCCTGAAGATAACGTTACCTTCCCGCTCAACCTCTACACCTCCCAAGATCAGCTTACGCACTTAAGTGATCTACTTACGATTCCGATTGATAAGGGGGATGGTAATCCACAAAATATTGATCCACAGCTTCTTGGTGCTGTGGCCGATGTCATTGCAACGGGAACGCCTGGTGAAGTTTCTCACTTCAACTCCATGTCTGAGATCGATATTTACGTAAATATCGAAGGGACAGATATGGGATCTGTTCTGGACAACGTGAAGAAAGTTCTAGCCGACGATCGTGCAAACGCTCCTCGCTCGTCAGATGTGACAATCCATGGGCAAGCCACCACGATGCATAGTGCTTACTCACAGCTGATCTTCGGCTTGTGCATCTCAGTCGTGTTGATTTACCTGCTCATTGTTGTGAACTTCCAATCATGGACTGACCCTTTCATCATCATCACCGCCCTTCCTGGTGCTTTAGGCGGCATTGCGTGGGCTCTTTTCCTCACCGGAACCCGCTTGTCTGTTCCAGCTCTCACGGGCGCTATCATGTGCATGGGAACAGCTACAGCAAACTCTATTCTGGTTGTTTCATTCGCTCGTGAACGTATTGAAATTCATGGAGACGCCCTCAAAGCAGCGGTCGAATCTGGCTTTGGCCGTATTCGCCCTGTCATGATGACGGCTCTCGCCATGATCGTCGGGATGATTCCTATGGCAACATCCAATTCTACCAATGCTCCTTTAGGACGTGCTGTCATTGGGGGCTTACTTGTTGCTACCGTCTCAACCCTTCTTTTTGTTCCTTGCGTATACGCCATCATTCACAACCGTTCGTCGCACAAAAAGGAAACAGCATAA
- the hpnI gene encoding bacteriohopanetetrol glucosamine biosynthesis glycosyltransferase HpnI, with amino-acid sequence MFRFSSLATGFSILVSSAGIFQNILGATALHRFIRKARISDEEVHSSQNWPAITVLKPLHNNEPLLYEALESVFSQEYPNFQIVFGVQSTQDSALPIIKQLHKQYPHIPIEIVINDAEHGVNRKVSNLINMYEAAQYNYLVISDSDIHCEPNYLKHVASSLAQTNTGLVTTLYAGRPASKTMVQQLGALQINDNFLPGVMMSRVLGRQDCLGATMALTRETLEKIGGLKALANHVADDAVLGQLVRELGLDIAIAPTLTHTTVGEASFKELLLHELRWGRTVKSVEPLGYTLSAIQLPLFWSALALLLRPRSPHIWAFFLSTWAIRSGLSSLIDRQTKCTLHHKNFLLPFRDVLSVAIMLGSVHGTRVAWRGRTVHIKKRKS; translated from the coding sequence GTGTTTCGGTTTTCTTCGCTTGCGACTGGCTTCAGTATTCTCGTCTCCAGCGCGGGTATCTTTCAAAATATTCTGGGAGCAACAGCCCTTCATCGCTTTATACGGAAGGCCAGAATATCTGATGAAGAAGTTCACTCCTCACAAAATTGGCCTGCCATCACCGTTTTAAAGCCGCTTCATAATAATGAGCCTCTGCTTTATGAAGCACTTGAAAGCGTTTTTTCACAAGAATATCCAAATTTTCAAATTGTTTTTGGGGTGCAAAGCACACAAGATAGTGCTCTCCCCATCATCAAACAACTTCATAAACAGTACCCTCATATTCCTATCGAAATTGTCATTAATGATGCGGAACATGGGGTTAACCGCAAAGTAAGTAACCTCATCAATATGTATGAGGCAGCCCAATATAATTATCTCGTAATCTCAGATTCGGACATTCATTGTGAGCCGAATTACTTAAAACATGTCGCCTCAAGTCTTGCTCAAACAAACACCGGCTTAGTCACCACATTATATGCTGGCCGCCCCGCTTCCAAAACCATGGTGCAACAACTTGGGGCCCTGCAGATTAATGATAATTTCCTCCCGGGCGTCATGATGTCTCGTGTCCTAGGCCGACAAGACTGCCTCGGCGCAACGATGGCGCTCACCAGAGAAACCCTTGAAAAAATTGGTGGCTTGAAAGCCTTAGCTAATCACGTTGCTGATGATGCTGTGTTGGGTCAACTCGTACGGGAGTTGGGGCTTGATATTGCCATTGCCCCAACACTAACGCACACCACAGTTGGCGAAGCCTCTTTTAAAGAACTTCTCCTTCATGAATTACGCTGGGGCAGAACAGTCAAAAGTGTTGAACCGCTTGGATATACTCTTTCAGCCATTCAACTTCCTCTTTTTTGGAGTGCCCTTGCCCTTCTTTTACGACCAAGATCACCCCACATATGGGCTTTCTTTCTTTCCACATGGGCTATACGAAGTGGCTTGAGTTCTTTAATTGACCGACAAACAAAATGTACCCTACACCATAAAAACTTTCTTTTACCCTTTCGTGACGTCCTGTCCGTCGCCATCATGCTGGGTAGTGTTCATGGAACACGCGTTGCATGGCGGGGCAGAACAGTCCATATCAAGAAAAGAAAATCTTAA
- a CDS encoding bactofilin family protein → MFRRRKPEEDAKPAEEKKPTAGQQPIFPTKPDTSSQKDSAAGSGPSSTQTPQQKDPSTMGRSPFPTPPSPPPSGATPPTPPSAAPRPGIPGAPQQTGPERRTLVVGRGISVQGTVQDAERLVVEGTVESSMIQATEVSVAQGGVFRGAIEVEDAEVAGTIDGTLTVNGSLTIRGSGRLLGKAKCRRLKVEDGGQITGQLEMITGDKPSSSPSGTEKKLEA, encoded by the coding sequence TTGTTCAGAAGACGTAAACCGGAAGAAGACGCCAAACCTGCCGAAGAGAAAAAACCAACAGCAGGTCAGCAACCTATATTCCCGACTAAGCCGGATACCTCCAGCCAGAAAGATTCCGCGGCCGGATCCGGACCATCCAGCACCCAGACACCACAACAGAAGGACCCCTCCACTATGGGTCGCTCCCCTTTCCCAACTCCTCCCTCTCCTCCACCATCTGGTGCTACTCCTCCTACGCCTCCATCGGCAGCACCACGCCCCGGCATCCCCGGTGCGCCACAACAAACTGGCCCAGAGCGTCGTACACTTGTTGTTGGCCGCGGCATTAGCGTTCAAGGCACTGTTCAAGATGCAGAACGCTTGGTTGTTGAAGGCACAGTCGAATCAAGCATGATTCAGGCGACTGAAGTTTCTGTTGCTCAAGGCGGTGTATTCCGTGGGGCCATCGAAGTTGAAGATGCAGAAGTAGCCGGCACAATCGACGGCACACTCACAGTTAATGGTAGCCTAACCATCCGTGGCAGTGGACGTCTTCTTGGAAAAGCAAAATGCCGCCGCTTGAAGGTTGAAGATGGCGGTCAGATCACCGGTCAACTTGAAATGATCACAGGTGATAAGCCCTCTTCCTCACCATCTGGAACTGAAAAGAAATTAGAAGCTTAA
- a CDS encoding efflux RND transporter periplasmic adaptor subunit gives MASSPKIFAIAGSCLLAAYVGFIVIEKAHTASTLKADTDASAVYNVSIVNAIKSPQKVALTLPGTIDAWYQAPIYPQVSGYVKMWYKDYGAHVKAGDALAEINAPALDAEYQQAKADLNAVLAKYHLAAVTAERWRAMGRSQSVSGQSVSVSNANEQSARAEVAAAQHNVDHFEALEKFKTIVAPFDGVVTAREINVGDYVHNGGGNLSATGSASELFTVADVQKLRLFVSVPEVFSYILQPDLTATVSVPQYRGRTFEAHYLTTSHGFDPNTRTAVAEFTLDNQNEELWPGTFASAALKSHNEDTQLYEIPTSALVFEEKGMQVAVVDTSNHVHYKNITIGRMADTSTEVQSGISPNDRIIANPPADLLEGDPVNVVQGERGYNQSGFGKSQ, from the coding sequence ATGGCCAGCTCTCCTAAAATCTTCGCTATCGCGGGAAGCTGCCTTCTCGCTGCTTACGTTGGCTTTATCGTGATTGAAAAGGCTCATACGGCCTCTACATTAAAGGCTGATACAGACGCCAGCGCTGTCTATAACGTTTCCATCGTCAACGCGATAAAGTCCCCCCAAAAGGTTGCTCTTACCCTTCCGGGCACCATTGATGCTTGGTACCAAGCCCCTATATACCCGCAGGTCTCTGGCTATGTGAAAATGTGGTACAAAGACTATGGTGCCCATGTGAAGGCTGGAGATGCCCTTGCTGAAATTAATGCACCAGCATTAGACGCCGAGTACCAACAAGCAAAAGCTGATTTAAACGCTGTTCTAGCCAAATATCATTTGGCGGCAGTCACAGCTGAGCGTTGGCGCGCCATGGGGCGTTCGCAGTCTGTTTCAGGCCAGTCTGTTTCTGTCTCCAATGCGAACGAGCAATCTGCCCGAGCAGAAGTTGCAGCAGCTCAACATAATGTGGATCACTTCGAGGCGTTAGAGAAATTCAAAACGATTGTTGCGCCGTTCGATGGTGTCGTCACCGCACGTGAAATCAACGTCGGTGATTATGTCCATAATGGTGGAGGGAACCTAAGCGCAACAGGAAGTGCTTCTGAACTTTTCACCGTTGCAGATGTACAAAAACTACGTCTTTTTGTTTCGGTACCAGAAGTCTTTTCTTATATCCTTCAACCTGATTTAACGGCAACGGTCAGTGTCCCTCAATATCGTGGCCGTACATTCGAAGCCCATTATCTTACAACGTCTCACGGGTTTGACCCCAACACACGTACAGCCGTTGCTGAATTTACGCTTGATAACCAAAATGAAGAGCTATGGCCCGGAACTTTTGCCTCAGCTGCGCTAAAATCACATAATGAAGACACGCAACTGTATGAAATTCCGACCAGTGCTCTCGTTTTTGAAGAAAAGGGCATGCAAGTTGCTGTTGTCGACACCAGCAACCATGTCCACTATAAAAATATCACGATCGGTCGCATGGCTGACACCTCCACAGAGGTACAATCAGGCATTAGCCCCAATGATCGCATCATCGCCAACCCACCGGCTGATCTCTTGGAAGGGGATCCAGTAAATGTTGTGCAAGGCGAACGAGGATATAACCAATCCGGCTTCGGGAAATCACAATGA
- the hpnJ gene encoding hopanoid biosynthesis associated radical SAM protein HpnJ has translation MMRTLFLQPPSFDGFDGGAGSRYQAKREIKSFWFPTWLAQPAALVPGSRLIDAPPAKMGMDPILEDIKNRDLVIIHTSTPSFASDVRVAQMLKDANPKLIIGMVGAKVAVQPDESMAKGTPIDFVARNEFDFTIKEIAEGKPLAEVDGITWRNEKGEVIANKDRAMIEDMDSLPFVTEVYKRDLNINDYFIGYLKHPYISIYTGRGCKSRCTFCLWPQTVGGHRYRTRSPEHVAAEVRLAKQYFPEVKEFMFDDDTFTDDLPRAEAIAREMGKLGVTWSCNAKANVPYETLKIMKENGLRLLLVGYESGNQQILHNIKKGMRIEVAKEFTKNCHKLGIKIHGTFIVGLPGETKETIQETIEFAKEINPHTLQVSLAAPYPGTHLHKQATENGWFNESEAELIDENGVQIAPLHYPHLSHTEIFDSVEEFYRKFYFRGSKIASIVNEMVRSPQMMKRRLREGVEFFQFLKDRHVA, from the coding sequence ATGATGAGAACCCTTTTCCTTCAACCGCCCTCTTTCGATGGTTTCGATGGTGGCGCTGGATCTCGTTATCAGGCCAAACGTGAAATCAAATCTTTCTGGTTCCCAACATGGCTTGCTCAGCCAGCTGCGCTTGTTCCGGGCTCACGTCTGATTGATGCTCCTCCTGCTAAAATGGGAATGGATCCAATTCTTGAAGATATCAAGAATCGTGATCTTGTCATTATCCATACCTCTACACCATCTTTTGCTTCTGATGTGCGCGTCGCTCAAATGCTTAAAGATGCTAACCCTAAGCTCATCATCGGAATGGTTGGGGCAAAAGTTGCTGTCCAGCCTGACGAAAGCATGGCGAAGGGTACGCCAATTGATTTCGTTGCACGCAATGAATTTGATTTCACCATTAAAGAAATCGCAGAAGGCAAACCACTTGCCGAAGTAGATGGCATCACATGGCGGAATGAAAAAGGCGAAGTCATCGCGAATAAAGACCGTGCGATGATTGAAGACATGGATAGCCTTCCTTTCGTTACGGAAGTCTATAAGCGTGATCTGAACATCAATGACTACTTCATTGGCTACTTAAAACACCCTTATATCTCTATTTATACAGGCCGTGGCTGTAAGTCCCGTTGTACGTTCTGCCTCTGGCCACAAACCGTTGGTGGACATCGTTACCGCACACGTAGCCCTGAACACGTTGCGGCTGAAGTGCGTCTTGCCAAACAATATTTCCCAGAAGTGAAGGAGTTCATGTTTGATGATGATACCTTCACTGATGATCTTCCACGCGCAGAAGCTATCGCTCGTGAAATGGGAAAACTTGGCGTCACATGGTCTTGTAATGCCAAAGCAAACGTCCCTTACGAGACACTAAAAATCATGAAAGAGAACGGCCTACGCCTTCTTCTTGTTGGTTATGAAAGTGGCAATCAGCAAATCCTTCACAACATTAAGAAGGGTATGCGTATTGAAGTTGCGAAAGAGTTTACCAAGAACTGCCATAAGCTTGGCATCAAAATCCATGGTACCTTCATCGTTGGCCTACCTGGTGAGACGAAAGAAACGATTCAAGAAACCATCGAATTCGCAAAAGAAATCAACCCTCACACACTACAAGTCTCTTTGGCAGCGCCTTACCCCGGCACGCACCTGCACAAACAAGCCACAGAGAATGGTTGGTTTAACGAATCCGAAGCTGAGCTGATTGACGAGAACGGTGTTCAGATTGCTCCTCTGCACTACCCTCACCTCTCTCACACTGAAATTTTTGATAGCGTGGAAGAGTTCTACCGCAAATTCTATTTCAGAGGCTCCAAGATCGCTTCTATCGTCAATGAAATGGTTCGTAGCCCACAGATGATGAAGCGTCGTCTACGTGAAGGCGTTGAGTTCTTCCAATTCCTTAAAGACCGTCACGTCGCCTAA
- a CDS encoding ABC transporter substrate-binding protein: protein MTKFQKLTLKIALSLLVPCSFAGIIHSSAFAQTTSVSSTNSSAAAAPVQALYKALTDAQTKGKTLQQRVMIITPAVDQVFDLDGILHRSVGLRYETLKPSDKARLLSSFRRFTIARYASSFTPGDNVTFKISPTVRANPTGGQIVDTIIYNGPDNPNTIDYVMSQSNSGWRITDILLNGRISQVAAQRADFNSTLATGGAEGLATNLDQKATQFLHN, encoded by the coding sequence ATGACCAAGTTTCAGAAGTTAACTCTCAAAATAGCCTTGTCACTGTTGGTTCCTTGCTCTTTTGCAGGAATCATCCATTCGTCAGCTTTTGCTCAAACCACTTCGGTGAGTAGCACCAATTCCTCAGCCGCAGCGGCCCCTGTACAAGCCTTATATAAGGCGCTTACGGATGCCCAGACAAAAGGCAAAACCCTTCAACAACGAGTTATGATCATCACTCCAGCCGTTGATCAAGTATTTGACTTGGATGGTATTCTCCACCGCTCTGTCGGTCTTCGTTATGAAACCCTCAAGCCTTCCGATAAAGCACGCCTTCTAAGTTCGTTCCGTCGCTTTACAATCGCTCGATATGCTTCTTCCTTCACTCCGGGCGATAATGTAACTTTCAAAATCTCTCCAACAGTTCGTGCCAATCCAACAGGTGGGCAAATTGTTGATACCATTATTTATAATGGCCCAGACAACCCGAACACCATTGATTACGTCATGTCTCAAAGCAACTCTGGGTGGCGCATTACAGACATTTTATTAAATGGTCGAATTAGTCAGGTTGCTGCTCAACGTGCAGATTTCAATAGTACGCTTGCCACAGGTGGAGCAGAGGGCCTAGCAACTAACCTAGACCAAAAAGCTACACAATTCCTTCATAACTAA
- the hpnK gene encoding hopanoid biosynthesis-associated protein HpnK, whose amino-acid sequence MTRSAIISADDFGMSIEVNEAIEEAHRKGILSTASLMVAGDAASDAIRRAKKNPTLNVGLHVVAIEAKSVLDLPTITDTQGWFGRDQLTLGIKYFFNSRARNAIGREIEAQYRSFMRSGLTLDHANAHKHMHLHPVVGHFLIKSGKNHGLKAVRSPLEPPQPLHAKDNLGDLTLRYWIQVLRSQISRARLKTNDWCFGLRWSGHMTKERIHSLIPRLPDGVSEIYFHPATSQNEMMKHFMPDYNQTGELEALLDLNIRNALSQNNINPIGWANL is encoded by the coding sequence ATGACACGCAGTGCCATTATTTCAGCTGATGATTTTGGTATGAGCATAGAAGTTAATGAAGCCATCGAAGAAGCTCACCGAAAGGGTATTCTCTCTACAGCTAGCCTTATGGTAGCGGGTGATGCCGCATCTGATGCCATAAGACGAGCGAAAAAAAATCCAACCTTGAACGTTGGCCTTCATGTCGTAGCTATTGAGGCTAAATCCGTTTTAGATCTTCCCACGATCACCGATACACAAGGTTGGTTTGGCAGAGATCAGCTCACTTTGGGCATAAAGTATTTCTTTAATAGCCGCGCACGAAATGCTATCGGGCGCGAAATTGAAGCACAATACCGCTCTTTCATGCGCTCTGGCCTCACACTTGACCATGCGAATGCACACAAACACATGCATCTGCATCCTGTTGTAGGGCATTTCCTGATCAAGTCTGGAAAAAACCATGGTCTAAAAGCCGTAAGATCACCTCTCGAACCGCCTCAACCTCTGCACGCAAAAGATAATTTAGGTGATCTGACTTTAAGATATTGGATACAGGTTTTACGTTCGCAAATTTCTAGAGCCCGTCTCAAAACAAATGACTGGTGTTTTGGCCTTCGCTGGTCAGGACATATGACCAAAGAACGAATCCATTCTTTAATCCCACGCCTGCCTGACGGAGTGAGTGAAATCTATTTTCACCCTGCAACATCTCAAAATGAAATGATGAAGCATTTCATGCCGGACTATAATCAAACAGGAGAGCTAGAAGCCCTCCTTGACCTTAATATCCGAAACGCACTTTCTCAAAATAATATTAACCCAATTGGCTGGGCCAATTTATAA